In Anthocerotibacter panamensis C109, the sequence GGAGTCATGAGCACTGGCGCACGGTATTGGAATTCTCTGCGGCTTTGGCACACGGTTTTGGCCCTGGGCGGAATTGGGGTCACAGGCTTTTTGACCTATGAAAAATTTACGGCAGGTACAGGGCTGGTCTGTGGTCCCGGTGGGGGATGCAGCGTGGTCTTGAGCAGTCCCTATGCCAGCGTTGGGCCACTCCCTCTCACGGTGTTTGGGTTGGGACTCTATGGGTCGGTCTTAGTCCTCGCGCTGTGGTCGCCGAACCGTCTTCCCTGGGCGGGGGTGGGTCTATGGGTGCTTGCAAACCTAGGGGCGGGATTTAGTGGCTATCTGATGTCCTTATTGGCCTTCGAGATCCGGGCTTTTTGTCCTTACTGCCTTGCCTCTGCCATGCTCTTGGCGACGCTTTGGCTGACACAGCTCATCACCCAAAAAGAATGCCGTAGCCCCCGCGGGCTAATACTTGGGTTCACGGTTATCAGCTTGGTGGCTTTGGGGGCTTTGGGGCTCCATGAGGTCCAAAAAAATGCTCCGCCTCCGGTCCCGGCGGACTACGGTATTCGCAGTCAATAACTGTAGCTCATCGCGCCTCTGCGTGCATACTAGAACATGTGACAATTTTGAGCTGCTCACATGATGCTAGTCACATGATGCTAGCCTCTAAGGAGCTGTTCGGCGTAGCGCAGCGCTTCATTCACTTGGTCTAGAGGAATGCCCCCCGCTTGCGCCAGATTGGGCCGTCCCCCACCGCGTGCTCCAAAATTCCCGGCCACTTGCCCGATAAATTTTCCGGCGTTCTGGCCTGCTTTGACTAGGGCCGGACTGAAGGCGACCACGAAGGTGACTTTGCCCTCAGCAGCAGAAGCAAGCACCACAGCGCCTTCGCCCAACTTTTGTAGTAGGCGTTCGGCAGCACCCTTGAGCGCATCGGGGTTGGTGTCGGGGATTTGGGCGGTGAGGATCTTTTTATCTCCTACGTCGTGGGCTTGGTCGGCAAGCGCCATGACCCGCGTGAGGGCGAGTTCTGAGCGCAGTTGCTCCACTTCTTTTTGGGTGCGCTTCAATTCGCCTTGGAGGGTAGCGACGCGCCCCGGAACTTCCTCGACGGTGACTTTGAATTCGTTGCTCAATTGTCGGGTGATGCGGTCGCGGGTCTTGAGGTAGTCCAGGACTGCCGCTCCCGCCACCGCCTCGATCCTACGCACGCCGGTTGCTACGCCAGTCTCCGTCATGATTTTAAACAAGCCGATCTCGGCGGTGTTGCGCACATGGGTCCCGCCGCACAGTTCCATGCTCACACCGGGTACATCGATCACGCGCACTTCTGCTCCGTATTTCTCCCCAAACATAGCGACCGCCCCCCGGTGCTTAGCTTCGGCAATGGGCATGACCTCGACCTGTAGGGTATGGGCCTCAGCGACCCAGCGGTTGACCAAGGTCTCGGTCGCTTCTACTTCGGTTTCGGTGAGGGCACGTGGGCAGTTGAAGTCAAAGCGTAAGCGGTCAAAGGCGACGAGCGAACCAGCCTGGGAAATATTGGGGTCTACGACTGCTTTGAGCGCAGCCTGCAACAGGTGGGTCGCGGTGTGATGTGCTTGAGCACGGCGACGCAGATCCTCATCCACCCGCGCCTCCAGCGTGTCTCCGAGGCGCACGGTCCCTTCCTCTACCTGCCCGCGATGGAAGATGAGGTCACCCTGTTTTTGTACATCCAAGATGCGGATTCGGCCTGAGGAACTGCTCAAGTAGCCCCGGTCCCCAATCTGCCCCCCGGACTCGGCATAGAAGGGCGACCTGTCAAGGACAACACGGACTTCAGCCCCGGCAGCAACCTGCGCCACAGGCTGCTCCTCTGCCAGTAAGCTCAAGACCAATCCAGTGCCATAGGTCTGAAGATAGCCTAGAAAGGTAGTCTGCCCTAGTTCCGCCAACTCCGCCAGAACTCCGCCCTGCGTAAGATCAATGGTCTGGTGTGCCGATTGTGAGCGTTCGACCGCCTCTTGCATCGTCTCCCGGTAGCCGGTCCAATCCACGGGAATTCCTTGCTCCTGCGCTACTTCTTCGGTCAATTCAGGCGGGAAGCCGTAGGTGTCATAGAGCTTGAAGAGCGCCTGACCGGAGATCTGCTCGGGGCACTCAGCCAGGATTTGCCCCAGCATCCGCTCGCCCGTCTCCAGCGTCTTGCGGAATTTATTTTCCTCCTGCAAGAGCACTTGCTGGACCCAATGAGCTTTCTCGACTAGGGCCGGATAGGCTTCAGTGTAGAGGTCCACCACCACGTCAGCGAGGATGGGGGTAAAGACTCCGCGGATGTCGAGCAGGCGTCCATAGCGGATAGCGCGGCGGATTAGACGGCGTAGGATGTAGCCCCGGCCCAGGTTTGAGGGAATCAGTCCGTCCCCAATCAGGTGGACTACAGCGCGGATGTGGTCGCCGATGACCTTGAGGTGGCGCTTTTGCTCGGCGCTGGCCTGATAATAATCCAGACTACAGAGTTCGGCGGCTTTTGCCAGAATTGGGAAGACCAAATCGGTCTCATAATTGTTAGGGACGCCCTGAAGCACTTGCGCCAGACGCTCCAAACCCAAACCCGTATCGATATTCTGCTGGGCTAAGGGGGTCAGAACGCCCTGAGCGTCCCGATTGTACTGCATAAAGACGAGGTTGTAGATCTCCAGAAAGCGCGTATCGTCGTCGAGGTCAATCCCGGTCTCGCCCAACTCAGGATGGAAGTCGAAGTAAATCTCCGAACAAGGACCGCACGGACCCGTTGGACCGGAGACCCAGAAGTTAGAGTCCTCGCCCATGCGCTGAATGCGATGCGGGGGGATTCCTACTGCGTTGTGCCACAGAGCAAAAGCCTCGTCATCTTCCTCGTACACGCTCACCCAAAGCTGTTCGCAAGGCAGGTTATAGACTTGAGTCAAGAGTTCCCAAGCCCAGGTGATAGCGTCTTTTTTAAAATAATCGCCAAAAGAAAAATTCCCCAACATCTCAAAAAACGTATGGTGGCGCGCGGTACGGCCCACGTTCTCGATGTCGTTGGTGCGCACGCACTTTTGGGCGGTGGTGACGCGGGGGGCGGGGCGCTCTTGCTGACCCAAAAAAATGGGTTTGAAGGGCAACATCCCGGCGATGGTCAACAACACGGTCGGGTCTTCGGGGATGAGCGAAGCACTCGGCAGCGGCATATGCCCCCGTGCTTGGTAAAAATCCAAGAACGCCCTACGAATTTGTGCTCCAGCAAGGTAAGTCAGCACTTCACAGCCCCACGGCAACGCTTATCTATTCTAAGTGCTGGTCCGTTATCTTCTCAAATCATGGCAATCCGACTGAGCAGGGAACCACTGTTTACTAGAGGCTGGCTGCGCTGGCTCATGACTTGACCGGAGATAGACGCGGTGACTTGCTGTAGGACGAGACCGGTGAGGGGGTCGATGACTTCTCCGAGGGGTTGGTAGCGGCGGACTTGTTCTCCGAGGGCGACTAAAGGGAGCCACAGCCCTGCTCGTTCGGCAAAGACCAAACGCAGGCTACGCACTTGGTGAATGGGCGAACGGGGACGCAGTTCAGGACCGCGCAAGATCCCCAAATGAAGCGCTAGTCGGAGAATACCTTCTTGCAAGATCTCGCATAGCTGGGGGTCCAACTGCTGGGCACGACCTGCTGCTAGCACCAAGCTATCCACCCCGATGTACTGTAGCGTCGTACTCAAGGTTCCCTGACGCACCCCCACCACTTCCATGTCCCGCGACTGTGCCACTTCTCGCAAGGAGCGCACCCAAGCCAAGGGAAGCCCCGCCGCCAGACAGGTCTGCACAAGATGGGGATGGTCGCTAAAAGAACGCACCTGCGGCCATTCAGCCATCGCCCCGCCGCTGTGGATGTCCACACAGAGCTGAGAAGGACGCACCGCCTCAAAAATGAGATGGGCCAACCGCTGCGTCGCTTCGCCAGCCACATATCCGGGAAAGAGACGATTCAAATCAGTGTGGTCCACGGGCCAAGTGCGCTCCCCGACCGTGAGCGCCAATGCATTGGCAGCAGGCAACAAGCGGATGCGACCTTGGAGGTGGTAGGGCGTCTGCTTTTCTTCTACCAGCCGCAAAAATCTGGCAAGACGAGCACAGACCCCAAGTCCGTTATATTCATCCCCATGCACGCCACTCACCACACTGAGCAGGGCAGAGCCCTTCCCAAACTCCAACTGCTGGAGATGTACCTGACCTCCCATTGGAAGGGCAATTTGACCGACGGTATACTGGTCCACGAAAAGAGCTGTATTTGAAGTTAATTCTAGATTTTGTTGATTTTATCTCCAGAAACTGTAGCTATTTCTCCAGTATTTGGGTGGTTAGATCTGTTGCAAGTAGCCCCGCCCGCTGCTGGGGTCCAGGATCATCCGAAAATTGCGCAGGAAGTTATATCCCAATAACCCATCAAAACCCCGCTGACCAATCGCCCCATCCAGGACCATGGCTGCGACATTGTGGGCGCTCAAATCGCCGATGGTCAGGGTATCGATGCGAACGAGCCGCGCAGCTACTGTCTTCCCATCCGCGACCGTGGCACTGGACCGCCCCTGTTCCGGCAAATCGAGGGCACTCACAATCCGGTTAGAGAGGTTGGTGGTAGTCGCTCCGGTGTCCAGAAGCAAATTCACCGGGGTGCCATTGATGGTGACTTGGATTGGGACCTTGAAACGGCGAGGATTATAAGGGAAGTCAGTGTAGGTCCCGGCGGGCTCCCAGCGCTCACTTTGGGGGTCCTGGAGAATAAATTGATTGCTCGGGGCATCCAGAATGATGCGATAGCGCCCCAGTACATCCATGCCCAGCAGATTGACCCCCCCCACCTTTGCTGAGGCATAGGGAAGGGTAAAGCTACCCAGTTGGATATCGTGCAAGCGGGCGACCCGACTGGTCACCGTCCGCCCGTCTGCCAAGCGGGAGCGGGCATATTCAGCTTCGGATTGATCCAGGTTCAACAGGGCAAACGTCTCCTCTGTGACCACACTCCCACTGGCTCCGGTATCCACGATAAACGTAACCGTTTGACCGCTGATCACAGCGGTCGCTTTGGCCTGCAAGCGCCCCGGCTCCAAGGGAATACTCACCTCAGCATGGGCGGCTAACCCACCCCAGACTAGAAGTCCCAAGCTCCCCAGCACCACGCGCCGCTGCATCCGCTCATCCCCTATAGCTATCTCAATTCAGTGTACATTTCAGCGGCGGGTAGCTCAGCGGCGGGTAGCTCAGCGGCGGGTAGCCGGTCGAACTACCAGGGGCACATTGCACAGCTCCACGTACCCCGCCGGGACTTTGTACCAATTGTCTTGCCGATTGCGCCGTGATGCGACCAAGGCCGTAAAAGTCGATGTGTCAGTGCGGAGTACCTCCAAGTTAGTGCGTGCTGACACATCCGCAGCCAAGCGCACGGATTGGATCGGCACACGCTGTTGGGGCTTTTCGTAAAACCCAAGGGCACCCGTGCCGCGCGGCAGGGCAGAGAGTAACTCGATACCCTGTACCACACGCCCGACTAGCGTAATGTTGCGGTCCAGATGGCGCGGTGCATTGCCAATCACAGCATACAGTTCAGTGCCACCCCCGGAGTCTGGATCGTTATCGCGGCCCACCCCTACCATTCCATAGCAATGAGCCAGCCACGCCCGACCTGTCTTGGGGTCACGTGCGGCAGGGAAGCCATCCGAAAAACCCACCTCAGGCGCGTAGCCATCGGCGTCAGGCAGTCGCGTAAAGGGCAGGTCTTGGGTTAGCGCGATGGTGAACTCAGCGGTCAAAGTACGCTGAGCCTTCTTGACGGGGCGCTGTTTGTCCTTGTCATCCGCATCGGGATCACCCCACTGCACCACGTAGTTATCCTGTACCCGAAGGACCGCAAGACCATCGAAATAGCCCTCGCGCACCAATGCTTTGATATTGGCGGTATGGTGCGGGGCAAAAGCAGGCTTTAACTCAATCACCACACGCCCTGTAGCCAGCTCCAGATAGAGGGTGTTTTCTGGATCTAGAGGCCGCCAGTCGGAAGGCTGCGACGCTGCCAACACATCGGCCATAGTGAGCGGTTTGACGGGTGCTGCGACTCCGGGAGCCATCAGACCCAAGCCCAAGCCGAAGGCTAAGAACTGCCCTACGCCACGATGACCGACTTGGCGCAGCAGCAATTTAAGATCATTGGGCTTCACAAAGGGCTCCCTGTCGCGTGGCTACGGTTGGCGTGTGTCCATAGTGCCATCAAACCCATGGAGTGGTCAGAATTCGCAGGACTATACGCTCGAACTTTTCATATTCAATGCGCACAGAGCATTTCAAAAAATGGCCCTGACAGGATTCGAACCTGTGACCTAAGCGTTAGGAGTGCCTCGCTCTATCCCCTGAGCTACAGAGCCATAGCGCTTATTATATCGCCCCAGGGCTTTATTCTGCCCCACTCAGAGCACCCGTCCCAAGGTCAAACCCGTCCACGCACACCCCAATCCCCCCACCACTGTCCCCAACAAATAAATCCATCCCAAGCCCACAGCCCCCCGCTCATAGAGCACCAGCGCCTCGACACTGAACGTACTGAACGTCGTGAAGCCCCCACAAAGCCCCGTTGTCAACAATAGGCGCGTATTGAGCGAGAAGGGCACGCCCTCATTGAGCCCCAACAAGAGCCCCAACAGCAGCGAGCCCACCCAATTGATCAAGAGCGTCGCCACCGGGAAATCAGCCCCGAAAACCTTCACCGACCATAGCCCCAGCCCAAAGCGCAGCACCGAACCCACACCCCCACCGAACATCACAGCAAGTAGGGGCAAGAGAATCTTCGGCATAGACCTATCCTGTTGGGATGAAAGATACAGCATCAGGCGCAGATCAAACTTAACCTACGCCCTGACGAAAAACGCTTAGAACAGGCGTTGGCCCTTCTTCGACAAGGTGAAGAGGAAAAACACGATCCCACCGATGAAGAGCGCTACGACCCCGAGCCACACAAAAAACATCCATGGTGCCAGTGTCATCGCAACCTCAAACCAAATCCCGACCCCTAAATAGTATGCTAAGTAGAGAAAAACGGTGCATGAGGTTGATTGTGACCCAAGAAAGCGCTTGGTACATCCATCAGCTAGCAGACCAGACCTGTCAGATAACGCCCGAAGCCCGACCCGAAGGCGTCCTTCAGATTTGGGGACCTTTTGACACGCAGGGAGAAGCCATCGCCCGCCGCATCGGGCTGATCCGCTCCGGCAAGTGCCAGCCCCTCATCCCCAGACACCCTGCATGAATAAATCCTGCTAACTGACCCAGCGCACCGCAACAAAATGGGCCGGACGTCCCCACCAATCTTTTTGGGGTGTGACACTAAGGACTTCCAGATTGCGCGGGATAGCCGTCGTGATATGGCGTTGGGCTAGACTCCCCAGGGATTGAGCCATCACCGAAGCCCCATAGACCGCAAGCCCCATACCCATCAGTTGCGAGAGTGGACGGCGCGGCAGGAGGCTCCCCAAACCCAGGGACAGCCCAAGGGTGAGGAGCATTCCTACCGAAAGGTTGGTGCCACAGCGCGGGTGGACCGCCAGGGATTCCTCCCCCTGACCGAAGCGCACTAACGCCTGTCGCGCGGCTGCTTCTAGCGCCAGGGTTTCCACGGGGCCATAGATGTAAAATCCCCGGTCGGTGGAAGTGCCCCCCAAGGTCAAGCGCGGATTGAGTTCTGAGAGGACCCAGACGGTGCCGTGCTCCAGGCCATGACACTGACGCAGAGCTTCCAGATTGAAAAAGGAAGTGGGAGCGGGGCGGGTAGCCGTGGATGAACTGGTCATAGGATCACCGTGGATTAGGGCGCGGATTCCTGCTCGATGTCTGCAATCAGTTTATCCAACTGGGTTGCTGTGATTTGATAAATCTCGTTACAGAAGTGGCAGGTGGCTTCAGCCCCGTTGTCTTGGGCGATCATATCCTCTAGTTCAGCGGTCCCGAGCATTTTGAGCGCACCCAAGACCCGCTCGGCGGAGCAGTTGCAATTAAAACGCAGGAGTTTTACTTCCGAGAAAAACTCCAACTCTTGCTCCCCCAAAATCTCTTCTAAAATCGTCGTGAGCCCCTTGCCCGCCCGTAGGTAGGTGGTGATGCCTTGGACCGTGGTGAGCCGTTCCTCCAGCCACTGAGCCAATTCTTCCTGGTCTTCCGAGGGCAACAGTTGAATCAGGATGCCTCCAGACGCCTCGACCCCCTGAGCGCTGACAAAGACCCCCAACAGCGCCGCCGAAGCCGTCTGTTCTGAAGAGGCCAAGTACTGGGTGATATCATCGCCAATTTCACCGGAGACCAGCTCCACAGTTCCCGAATAGGGATAGCCGTAGCCCAGGTCTTTCACCACATGGAGATAGCCGGTGCTCCCGACAGCTTTGCCCACATCCAGCTTACCCAAGGCATTGGGAGGAAGTTCAATGGAGGGATTCTTCACATAGCCGCGCACGGTCCCATCCGCCCCGGCATCCACAAAAATGCCCCCCAGCGGACCATCTCCCAGGACCCGGACGTTGACCCTTGCCTCTTCAGACTTGAGGCTACAGCTCAAAAGCAGTCCGGCGGTCATGGTCCGGCCTAAAGCCGCAGTCGCAACCTTGGAGAGGCGATGACGGACACGGGCCTCCTCCACCAGCCGGGTACTGAGGATACCAATAGCCTGTATCCGCCCCTGGGCTGCGGTCGCGCGAATTAACTGATCTGCCATGAGGGTTCTCAATGCATCCTTGACTATTCTGCCATCCTGCCTGAGAAACCTCCTAATGCCCATAGGTCCGGGAGTATTTCCACAGGTGCTCAACTATGGCGACTCTAGCGAGATAGACTTAGAGGAGCGACACCTACACAAGATTTGGGGCATAATTTGGTGTTGACAGACATTCAAGCCCAAGCTATCCAGCGCCTGCCCCGCACGACCCATGTCTGGCAAGGGGACTTGCGTGCTCTGGATTCCCTGGCCTCCGTACGCGGCATTGATGGAGGCTTGACGGGGGTGTTCTGGATCGACGAAGCAACGGCAGCCCCACGGTCGGTTCATCCTTGTGTAGTCACCCATGACCATCAAAAGCCTCCTCTTATCTTGGAGGGGTTGATTGAAGCGCTCCTGAGTCCGATTCAGGGAAATCCCGTCCGCCCCAGGCAGTTGGTGGTCTGCCGCCGCGAGTACCAATTCTATTTGCGCGGCGTCCTCCAAAACTTTGATATTCAGGTGGAGTACCGGCCCCAATTGCCCTTGATGGATGAGGTTCTGGTCTTTTTGGCCGAGCAGATGGGCGGGGGGCGTCGCTTTTTGCCCAGGATTCCTGACGATCTGCCCGAGGACCAAGTCCTCAGACCCCAGGACTATGCCCGACTGAGAGACCTGTACCAGCAAACTGTGGCCCTTTGGCGGCGTGCCCCCTGGAACTACCTTGCCGAGAGGCCGCCCCTTGTCATCACCCTCAACCAATGGGGTATCAAGACGCTCCAAGCGAGCATCTTGGGTGCGACTGAACTGCAAGTGGGCGTGGTCTTTTATTACAACCGCGCGGACTGCGACAACCGCACTCCCCACGACGACGGTATTGGTTTGCGTTCCTACGATGCCCTCTACCTACATTTTCAGCCGGAGGAAGAGGTCTCGCTATCGTTAGTTGAGCTCTACCAAACCCATCACTGGCCGCAGCCCAACCAAAACACTTTTGTGGAGGTGGGTCGTGTGGTCAAAGGACAGGGTTTACGTCCTTTGGGCCGGACTGAAGTACTCATCGTCCAGACTGCCCTGAGTGCCCTCAACCTCTTCTTGAGCAAGCAGGGCCGCCGTCTGCGCGAACAGCCCAACCAGAAAACCACCTATACCTGTAGTGTGCCCCATCCGCAGGACGGGGGTAAACTCCCTATCTGGGTGGAATACGAGCCCTTGCCGGTGGCTCCATTGGAGCTGGTGCCCTGGAGCGGGCTGGTCCGCGACGACCTCTTCCCGGAAGGTATGTCCGTCCTCTACGAAGTCATTCCCTGGTCTACCGTCTCGATGCTAGAAGTCGTCGCCGGGGTCTCCCGTCCTGCGCCTCGGGATGTGCCGATGGGGACTTTGGGCTTCCCCGTGGTGATGCTTGCCCTCAAAACTCGAGCTGCGCAGAAGGTCTGTCAGCGCCTGCTGGACGAAAATTTCCTCGGGGTGGTCTTTGCACAGCAGATTGAGGGGGGAGAAGTCGTGGACTTTACGATGGTGACCACCCAGCGCGGGGGGGGCTATCTGGTGCTAGACATGGAGCATGAACGGGAGCACCGCGCCGAACTCCAAAAATTCCAGCAGGCACAACGGCTCTGTCAGGGAGGCCATGGACTGGTTATCATCAAGGACCGTCGGGGGTCTTCCTTTGACCCTGAAGATGTGGTCGGTATCTTTACATGCAATGGGGTGACGGACCTCGATTTACAGTTGTTGCAAGAGTCTTTCCCAGAGTAAAGCGGTGAACAGTACCCCCCTTGCGCCTTACTATCCGCCGCATCGTCTGGTTGAATTTGCCGGTTGGCAGATGCCTGTTTTCTTTGAAGGGGTGCTCAAGGAGCATCATGCGGTGCGTCAGGCGGTGGGTCTTTTTGACATCGCCCATATGGGTAAGTTTATCCTGAGCGCTCCTCTTGCTGAACTGGAGTCGCTGGTGCCCTCCTCTTTGGGCAAACTCCAGCCGGGGCAGGCTCAGTACACCCTCTTACTCAATGAAGCGGGGGGCATTCTGGATGATGTCATTTTTTACTATCTCGGTGGGGACCGATGGCGGGTCATTGTCAATGCCGCGACCCGAGCTAAAGATTTTGCCTGGATTCAGGGGCACCTCGCGCTGGGAAGGGTGCACGACGAGTCGGATGACTACATACTGTTAGCCCTTCAGGGACCTAAGGCTGGGCTTACGCTCCAGCAACTGTGTACCGAGGACTTGAGCACATGGGAGCGCTTTGGTCACGGGACAGCCACGATCCTGGGTCAGCCGGTCTGGCTAGCCCGAACGGGCTACACCGGGGAGGATGGCTTTGAAATCCTGCTGCCATCAACCGCAGGCATTACCCTGTGGCAAGAACTCCTCAGCCGGGGCTGCACCCCTTGCGGGTTGGGTTGTCGCGACAGTCTGCGCCTGGAGGCCGCTATGCACCTCTATGGACAGGACATGGACGAACAGACCAACCCTCTGGAAGCGGGGTTGGGTTGGGTTATCGGTAAAGAAAAGAGAGACTTTATTGGACGTGAAGCTCTGGAGCGGGCCAAAGAAAAGGGCCTCTCTTGTCGGCTGGTGGGTCTGCAAATGCAGGGGCGGGGTATTGCCCGTCATGGCTACGAAATTGTCAGCGCGGGAGAAGTGATAGGAGTGGTGACCAGTGGTGGCCCTTCCCCGACCCTCAACTGCAACATTGCGCTGGGTTATGTGCCCGCAGAACAGGCCAAATTGGGAACCCAACTAGCTATCCGCATCCGCAACCAAGAGGTACCTGCGGTGATTGTGAAGCGACCCTTTTACAAGCGGGACTAAGCGAGGCACCGGTCTTGCTGAGTCCTCTGCTCTAAGATGTCAATGAGTTTGGCACAAGCCCAGCCGTGGCTAGGAGAGCTTCGTCGTGGGAGCTCAGGAGCAGGTCAAAGCGTCTTCAGGGGGACCGGAGTCAGCCAGTGTTGGTATTGGGGGAGATGCCCATGGATGACTTTATCGAAGAGGTCCATCAGTTTTTGAGTGACCGGGCCCGGTTTGCCGGTACCGATGGGATGAAAATCAATTTGGGTCACCGGCGAGACCTCCGCCGCAGTACCGCAGAGCAGGACTTCATCCGCGATGTAGAGTTCGGTGCGGTCTACCGGGCGCTTCTCGATGGGGATACCCAACTCGGCACTCGCCAGGGTCATGATGGTGTCGCGGGTGATCCCTTCGAGGATATTGTCGGTGATACCGGGCGTGATGAGCGTGCCATTGCGGACAATCATCAGGTTCATAGCCGAGCCCTCAGCGACGTGTCCATCCTGATTGAGGACGATGGCGTCGTCAAACCCGGCTAGAGCAGCATCAGTCTTGGCAAGGGCGGTGTTGACGTAGGCTCCGTTTACCTTGGCGCGAGCGGGGATCATGTTGTCGTCGAGCCTGCGCCAGGAAGAAATGGTCAGATGTAGACCCTCTTTATTGAGGTAGGCTCCCATCGGCTCCGCAAAAAGGAGAAATTCATCGCGGGTATCGGGGACGACCAGAACCGGGCCAATGCGCGTGTCGGCCTTGTAGATAATGGGGCGTAGGTAGGTGTTGGTGCGAAATTGATTGCGCTGGAGAATTTCGACGCTGCGCTGGATCATGCCCGCTAAATCTTGGGGGGAATGGAGGCGCAGGATCTTAGCGCTGTTGAGAATGCGCTTGTAGTGGTCCTCGGCGCGGAAGATATACAGTAGGTCCTCGGCGGGCACCCAGTACGCCTTGATCCCTTCAAAGACCGCTGTGCCGTAGAGAAAGGCATGGGTGCGGATATCTAGAGTCGCTTCAGAAAGGGGGACAAAGGCCCCGCGCACAAAGGCTACGTCCATAGTTCTTCGATTCACACTAAGTTATGGTAACAGGCTCCCCGTCCCAAAGGACGGTAGGATACAGACAAATTGTCCCTGAGGGCAGAGGATGACCATTCGTTTTGGGACCGATGGCTGGCGGGCCATCATTGGCGACGATTTCACCTTCAGCAACCTACGTCAGGTGGCCCGAGTCAGTGCTCAGGTTCTAGCCAAGACCTATAGCGGTACCGGCATTTTGGTGGGGTATGACCACCGCTTTCTCTCGCCGGAATTTGCTCGAGCGGTCGCAGAAACTCTCGTGGCAGACGGGTTTGAGGTCTATCTAGCGGATCAGGCTTCGCCGACCCCAGCGATTAGTTGGGCCGTAAAAAAACGCGGTGCCTTGGGCGGCTTGATCATCACCGCTAGCCACAATCCGCCGCAGTGGTCCGGGCTCAAGGTGAAAGGAGCCTTTGGCGGCTCGGTCCCTGAAACGGTGACCCAGCAAATCGAACAGGGGCTCGACAGCGGTCTAGCGATTCCTAAGGGTAAGGGAACACTACAGTCTTTTGACCCCTGGGAACTCTATCTGGAACAACTGCGCACTCGGGTGGACCTAGAGGCGATTCGACAGACGCCCTTTACTGTTTTTCTGGACACCATGCATGGCTCGGGGGCGGGGGGGCTTACCCGGCTCGGGATACCGGTCCAAGCGTTGCGCGGTGAGCGTGACCCTCTTTTTGGCGGGGTGAGCCCAGAGCCGGTGGCAAAAAATCTAGCTCCAGCCTTCCGGGCGGTCAAAGCTGCCGCGCAACCTGCCGTGGTTTTAGTCTTTGACGGTGATGCTGACCGCATTGGAGCGGTCAACGGAGATGGAACCTACCTCAACTGCCAAGTCCTTATCCCGCTCCTCATCGACCATCTAGCCCGCACCCGAGGGGGTAGTGGCGCGGTGGTCAAGACTTTAAGCGGCTCGGATTTGTTCCGCCGGGTGGCCTTGGCTCGGGGTTTGCCTGTCTACGAAACAGCGATTGGCTTCAAGTACATCGCCGAGATCATGGAGTGCGAGCCCGTCTTATTAGGCGGCGAAGAATCAGGAGGCATCGGCTACCGCGACCACATGCCGGAGCGTGACGCCCTGCTGTCCGCCCTTTACCTGCTTGAGATCTTGGCGCACTCCCCGCAGTCACTGCTAGAGCGCTATCAGGATTTGTGTCGCGAATGCCAGTTCACTCCAGTCTATGACCGCATTGATGTCACGCTGCCCGATGAAACGTTTAAAGCACAACTCAA encodes:
- a CDS encoding vitamin K epoxide reductase family protein, coding for MSTGARYWNSLRLWHTVLALGGIGVTGFLTYEKFTAGTGLVCGPGGGCSVVLSSPYASVGPLPLTVFGLGLYGSVLVLALWSPNRLPWAGVGLWVLANLGAGFSGYLMSLLAFEIRAFCPYCLASAMLLATLWLTQLITQKECRSPRGLILGFTVISLVALGALGLHEVQKNAPPPVPADYGIRSQ
- the alaS gene encoding alanine--tRNA ligase, with product MLTYLAGAQIRRAFLDFYQARGHMPLPSASLIPEDPTVLLTIAGMLPFKPIFLGQQERPAPRVTTAQKCVRTNDIENVGRTARHHTFFEMLGNFSFGDYFKKDAITWAWELLTQVYNLPCEQLWVSVYEEDDEAFALWHNAVGIPPHRIQRMGEDSNFWVSGPTGPCGPCSEIYFDFHPELGETGIDLDDDTRFLEIYNLVFMQYNRDAQGVLTPLAQQNIDTGLGLERLAQVLQGVPNNYETDLVFPILAKAAELCSLDYYQASAEQKRHLKVIGDHIRAVVHLIGDGLIPSNLGRGYILRRLIRRAIRYGRLLDIRGVFTPILADVVVDLYTEAYPALVEKAHWVQQVLLQEENKFRKTLETGERMLGQILAECPEQISGQALFKLYDTYGFPPELTEEVAQEQGIPVDWTGYRETMQEAVERSQSAHQTIDLTQGGVLAELAELGQTTFLGYLQTYGTGLVLSLLAEEQPVAQVAAGAEVRVVLDRSPFYAESGGQIGDRGYLSSSSGRIRILDVQKQGDLIFHRGQVEEGTVRLGDTLEARVDEDLRRRAQAHHTATHLLQAALKAVVDPNISQAGSLVAFDRLRFDFNCPRALTETEVEATETLVNRWVAEAHTLQVEVMPIAEAKHRGAVAMFGEKYGAEVRVIDVPGVSMELCGGTHVRNTAEIGLFKIMTETGVATGVRRIEAVAGAAVLDYLKTRDRITRQLSNEFKVTVEEVPGRVATLQGELKRTQKEVEQLRSELALTRVMALADQAHDVGDKKILTAQIPDTNPDALKGAAERLLQKLGEGAVVLASAAEGKVTFVVAFSPALVKAGQNAGKFIGQVAGNFGARGGGRPNLAQAGGIPLDQVNEALRYAEQLLRG
- a CDS encoding M14 family metallopeptidase — translated: MDQYTVGQIALPMGGQVHLQQLEFGKGSALLSVVSGVHGDEYNGLGVCARLARFLRLVEEKQTPYHLQGRIRLLPAANALALTVGERTWPVDHTDLNRLFPGYVAGEATQRLAHLIFEAVRPSQLCVDIHSGGAMAEWPQVRSFSDHPHLVQTCLAAGLPLAWVRSLREVAQSRDMEVVGVRQGTLSTTLQYIGVDSLVLAAGRAQQLDPQLCEILQEGILRLALHLGILRGPELRPRSPIHQVRSLRLVFAERAGLWLPLVALGEQVRRYQPLGEVIDPLTGLVLQQVTASISGQVMSQRSQPLVNSGSLLSRIAMI
- a CDS encoding retroviral-like aspartic protease family protein, with translation MQRRVVLGSLGLLVWGGLAAHAEVSIPLEPGRLQAKATAVISGQTVTFIVDTGASGSVVTEETFALLNLDQSEAEYARSRLADGRTVTSRVARLHDIQLGSFTLPYASAKVGGVNLLGMDVLGRYRIILDAPSNQFILQDPQSERWEPAGTYTDFPYNPRRFKVPIQVTINGTPVNLLLDTGATTTNLSNRIVSALDLPEQGRSSATVADGKTVAARLVRIDTLTIGDLSAHNVAAMVLDGAIGQRGFDGLLGYNFLRNFRMILDPSSGRGYLQQI
- a CDS encoding peptidylprolyl isomerase — encoded protein: MAPGVAAPVKPLTMADVLAASQPSDWRPLDPENTLYLELATGRVVIELKPAFAPHHTANIKALVREGYFDGLAVLRVQDNYVVQWGDPDADDKDKQRPVKKAQRTLTAEFTIALTQDLPFTRLPDADGYAPEVGFSDGFPAARDPKTGRAWLAHCYGMVGVGRDNDPDSGGGTELYAVIGNAPRHLDRNITLVGRVVQGIELLSALPRGTGALGFYEKPQQRVPIQSVRLAADVSARTNLEVLRTDTSTFTALVASRRNRQDNWYKVPAGYVELCNVPLVVRPATRR